Proteins encoded by one window of Xiphias gladius isolate SHS-SW01 ecotype Sanya breed wild chromosome 15, ASM1685928v1, whole genome shotgun sequence:
- the LOC120800903 gene encoding protein Wiz-like isoform X1 has product MDSPATPQPVICEVCGTYFETRRGLSSHARLHLRQLGVTLSESSGAPIELLYQLIRERDGSLPDFKADSSTPETTPLKKTTQQESRSPSVPEDKTSSYKAGDRVMTTPQKMDHQGSPVRLKESVATLLPSSPSTLRLSESGSSSSSEHQTRTKPLWAPLETDAPITLDTHDEVHVCQLCGCWYETRKGLSSHARAHLRQIGIPDSEIKGSPIDFLYQIMEEEDLKPISSEQQEPLTSDSPPRSSSKRPSDLSSPPVSPPNKRPKTSDECTCILCGEEFENRKGLASHARSHLRQIGVTDLMGKSSAIDTVQELVNSGMLEALLPPKTNSSSSSSAVPSTPPACPVAPTLSPALGQSQLPFPSTSPFPSPAKSTQYPEAPVNKAPKAKKGFRLAVDPLHRKPKPEPVEIEVSVQPKASSTNSNSPTKKSSTAAVASKPFNAVSSTDIQSPPTVLCDFCGQLFETRKALSCHARAHLRQLGLTWSIKTSPIDLLKQVMLHGEEGRKGSSASGKATWNPKGSKRSPDGPQSRETAPSNCTTPLDYSMKEKSPSGKHGASHTNTSCELCGFDFENRKALASHARAHLRQLGIIEWKADGASSPIELLSELIRRDPVKVAAINRRYRMGDLYIKKSQRTAASPSLSTDSDSVPGSSLKPEHRAGREDLSVTAGSSRQSQGHTRTIAAHSDPGVRSPRGVHPPKHAVPTGEENQDTNSQQPSRSGNIPALLPKPPLTPLVKLVGKVYSLKCRFCEEVFHGPLSVQEQWITHLQKHILSLGYKGKASPPAAPVAAPALVHPVAV; this is encoded by the exons ATGGATTCACCAG CAACCCCACAGCCAGTCATTTGTGAAGTCTGTGGAACATACTTTGAGACACGACGAGGGCTCTCCAGCCACGCCCGCCTTCATCTACGGCAGCTTGGTGTGACGTTGTCAGAAAGCAGCGGAGCTCCCATAGAGCTCCTATACCAGCTAATCCGCGAGAGAGATGGCTCCCTCCCCGATTTCAAAGCAGACTCCTCTACACCTGAAACGACCCCTCTCAAGAAAACAACCCAGCAAGAGTCCAGGAGTCCCTCTGTACCAGAGGACAAGACTTCCTCTTACAAGGCAGGGGATAGAGTTATGACAACTCCGCAAAAGATGGATCATCAGGGATCTCCAGTTAGATTAAAAGAATCAGTAGCCACTCTCCTCCCATCATCTCCTTCTACTCTTAGGCTCTCTGAAAGCggcagctcctcctcctcagaacACCAAACCAGGACCAAGCCACTGTGGGCACCACTGGAAACTGATGCCCCTATTACCTTAG ACACCCACGATGAGGTCCATGTTTGCCAGCTTTGTGGCTGCTGGTACGAGACACGCAAGGGCCTGTCCAGTCATGCTCGGGCCCATCTGCGTCAGATTGGAATTCCTGACAGTGAGATTAAGGGCAGCCCTATTGATTTTCTTTACCAGATTATGGAGGAAGAGGACCTCAAGCCAATCAGCAGTGAGCAACAGGAGCCACTCACCTCAGACAGTCCCCCTAGGTCCTCCTCTAAACGTCCTTCTGATCTGTCCTCTCCGCCTGTTTCTCCCCCCAACAAACGGCCTAAAACGTCAGATGAGTGTACCTGTATTCTGTGCGGGGAGGAGTTTGAGAATCGTAAAGGCCTGGCCAGCCATGCTCGCTCTCACCTGCGTCAGATCGGGGTGACTGACTTGATGGGGAAAAGCTCCGCCATCGACACCGTCCAGGAGCTGGTCAACAGCGGCATGTTAGAAGCCTTGTTaccccccaaaacaaacagttcatCCAGCTCATCTGCTGTGCCATCCACCCCCCCAGCCTGTCCTGTAGCCCCGACCCTGTCTCCAGCTCTGGGCCAATCCCAGCTCCCGTTTCCCTCCACATCCCCCTTCCCAAGCCCAGCAAAGAGCACTCAGTATCCTGAAGCTCCTGTTAACAAGGCCCCAAAGGCTAAGAAAGGCTTTCGGCTAGCGGTGGACCCCCTGCATAGGAAGCCCAAGCCTGAGCCTGTGGAGATTGAGGTTTCTGTTCAACCGAAGGCATCCAGCACTAACAGCAACTCTCCCACAAAGAAGTCgtccactgctgctgttgcttcaAAGCCTTTCAATGCAG TGTCCTCCACAGACATACAATCCCCGCCAACAGTCCTTTGTGACTTCTGTGGCCAGCTGTTTGAGACCCGCAAAGCTTTGTCATGCCATGCGCGAGCCCATCTGCGCCAGCTCGGCCTCACCTGGTCGATCAAAACGTCACCGATTGACCTCCTTAAACAGGTCATGTTGCACGGTGAAGAAGGCAGAAAAGGGTCTTCAGCATCAGGCAAAGCCACATGGAACCCTAAAGGCTCTAAAAGGTCCCCGGATGGCCCCCAGTCAAGGGAAACAGCCCCCAGCAACTGCACCACACCTCTTGATTATTCCATGAAAGAGAAATCCCCATCTGGCAAGCATGGGGCATCACACACCA ACACATCCTGTGAGCTTTGTGGGTTTGATTTTGAAAACCGCAAGGCCCTGGCAAGTCATGCGCGGGCCCACCTCCGACAGCTGGGAATCATAGAATGGAAGGCAGACGGAGCGAGTTCACCGATCGAACTCCTCAGTGAGTTGATCCGGAGGGACCCAGTCAAAGTGGCAGCGATAAACCGACGCTACCGCATGGGAGACCTTTATATCAAGAAG tccCAGAGAACTGCTGCTTCGCCCTCTCTGTCCACAGACTCTGACTCTGTGCCAGGCAGTAGCTTGAAGCCTGAACACAGGGCGGGCAGAGAGGACTTGAGCGTCACTGCAGGCTCATCCAGACAATCACAAGGTCACACACGGACTATTGCAGCCCACAGCGACCCCGGTGTGCGCTCGCCAAGGG GGGTCCATCCACCAAAACACGCAGTGCCTACAGGGGAGGAAAACCAGGACACCAACTCCCAGCAACCATCACGATCTGGCAACATCCCTGCTCTGCTGCCAAAGCCCCCACTAACACCGTTGGTCAAGCTGGTGGGCAAAGTCTACTCCCTGAAGTGCAG GTTCTGTGAAGAAGTGTTCCATGGACCTCTGTCTGTTCAGGAGCAGTGGATCACACACCTACAGAAACACATCTTATCACTGGGCTACAAAGGCAAAGCATCTCCTCCTGCTGCACCGGTGGCAGCTCCAGCACTTGTGCATCCAGTAGCTGTCTAG
- the LOC120800903 gene encoding protein Wiz-like isoform X2 produces the protein MDSPATPQPVICEVCGTYFETRRGLSSHARLHLRQLGVTLSESSGAPIELLYQLIRERDGSLPDFKADSSTPETTPLKKTTQQESRSPSVPEDKTSSYKAGDRVMTTPQKMDHQGSPVRLKESVATLLPSSPSTLRLSESGSSSSSEHQTRTKPLWAPLETDAPITLDTHDEVHVCQLCGCWYETRKGLSSHARAHLRQIGIPDSEIKGSPIDFLYQIMEEEDLKPISSEQQEPLTSDSPPRSSSKRPSDLSSPPVSPPNKRPKTSDECTCILCGEEFENRKGLASHARSHLRQIGVTDLMGKSSAIDTVQELVNSGMLEALLPPKTNSSSSSSAVPSTPPACPVAPTLSPALGQSQLPFPSTSPFPSPAKSTQYPEAPVNKAPKAKKGFRLAVDPLHRKPKPEPVEIEVSVQPKASSTNSNSPTKKSSTAAVASKPFNADIQSPPTVLCDFCGQLFETRKALSCHARAHLRQLGLTWSIKTSPIDLLKQVMLHGEEGRKGSSASGKATWNPKGSKRSPDGPQSRETAPSNCTTPLDYSMKEKSPSGKHGASHTNTSCELCGFDFENRKALASHARAHLRQLGIIEWKADGASSPIELLSELIRRDPVKVAAINRRYRMGDLYIKKSQRTAASPSLSTDSDSVPGSSLKPEHRAGREDLSVTAGSSRQSQGHTRTIAAHSDPGVRSPRGVHPPKHAVPTGEENQDTNSQQPSRSGNIPALLPKPPLTPLVKLVGKVYSLKCRFCEEVFHGPLSVQEQWITHLQKHILSLGYKGKASPPAAPVAAPALVHPVAV, from the exons ATGGATTCACCAG CAACCCCACAGCCAGTCATTTGTGAAGTCTGTGGAACATACTTTGAGACACGACGAGGGCTCTCCAGCCACGCCCGCCTTCATCTACGGCAGCTTGGTGTGACGTTGTCAGAAAGCAGCGGAGCTCCCATAGAGCTCCTATACCAGCTAATCCGCGAGAGAGATGGCTCCCTCCCCGATTTCAAAGCAGACTCCTCTACACCTGAAACGACCCCTCTCAAGAAAACAACCCAGCAAGAGTCCAGGAGTCCCTCTGTACCAGAGGACAAGACTTCCTCTTACAAGGCAGGGGATAGAGTTATGACAACTCCGCAAAAGATGGATCATCAGGGATCTCCAGTTAGATTAAAAGAATCAGTAGCCACTCTCCTCCCATCATCTCCTTCTACTCTTAGGCTCTCTGAAAGCggcagctcctcctcctcagaacACCAAACCAGGACCAAGCCACTGTGGGCACCACTGGAAACTGATGCCCCTATTACCTTAG ACACCCACGATGAGGTCCATGTTTGCCAGCTTTGTGGCTGCTGGTACGAGACACGCAAGGGCCTGTCCAGTCATGCTCGGGCCCATCTGCGTCAGATTGGAATTCCTGACAGTGAGATTAAGGGCAGCCCTATTGATTTTCTTTACCAGATTATGGAGGAAGAGGACCTCAAGCCAATCAGCAGTGAGCAACAGGAGCCACTCACCTCAGACAGTCCCCCTAGGTCCTCCTCTAAACGTCCTTCTGATCTGTCCTCTCCGCCTGTTTCTCCCCCCAACAAACGGCCTAAAACGTCAGATGAGTGTACCTGTATTCTGTGCGGGGAGGAGTTTGAGAATCGTAAAGGCCTGGCCAGCCATGCTCGCTCTCACCTGCGTCAGATCGGGGTGACTGACTTGATGGGGAAAAGCTCCGCCATCGACACCGTCCAGGAGCTGGTCAACAGCGGCATGTTAGAAGCCTTGTTaccccccaaaacaaacagttcatCCAGCTCATCTGCTGTGCCATCCACCCCCCCAGCCTGTCCTGTAGCCCCGACCCTGTCTCCAGCTCTGGGCCAATCCCAGCTCCCGTTTCCCTCCACATCCCCCTTCCCAAGCCCAGCAAAGAGCACTCAGTATCCTGAAGCTCCTGTTAACAAGGCCCCAAAGGCTAAGAAAGGCTTTCGGCTAGCGGTGGACCCCCTGCATAGGAAGCCCAAGCCTGAGCCTGTGGAGATTGAGGTTTCTGTTCAACCGAAGGCATCCAGCACTAACAGCAACTCTCCCACAAAGAAGTCgtccactgctgctgttgcttcaAAGCCTTTCAATGCAG ACATACAATCCCCGCCAACAGTCCTTTGTGACTTCTGTGGCCAGCTGTTTGAGACCCGCAAAGCTTTGTCATGCCATGCGCGAGCCCATCTGCGCCAGCTCGGCCTCACCTGGTCGATCAAAACGTCACCGATTGACCTCCTTAAACAGGTCATGTTGCACGGTGAAGAAGGCAGAAAAGGGTCTTCAGCATCAGGCAAAGCCACATGGAACCCTAAAGGCTCTAAAAGGTCCCCGGATGGCCCCCAGTCAAGGGAAACAGCCCCCAGCAACTGCACCACACCTCTTGATTATTCCATGAAAGAGAAATCCCCATCTGGCAAGCATGGGGCATCACACACCA ACACATCCTGTGAGCTTTGTGGGTTTGATTTTGAAAACCGCAAGGCCCTGGCAAGTCATGCGCGGGCCCACCTCCGACAGCTGGGAATCATAGAATGGAAGGCAGACGGAGCGAGTTCACCGATCGAACTCCTCAGTGAGTTGATCCGGAGGGACCCAGTCAAAGTGGCAGCGATAAACCGACGCTACCGCATGGGAGACCTTTATATCAAGAAG tccCAGAGAACTGCTGCTTCGCCCTCTCTGTCCACAGACTCTGACTCTGTGCCAGGCAGTAGCTTGAAGCCTGAACACAGGGCGGGCAGAGAGGACTTGAGCGTCACTGCAGGCTCATCCAGACAATCACAAGGTCACACACGGACTATTGCAGCCCACAGCGACCCCGGTGTGCGCTCGCCAAGGG GGGTCCATCCACCAAAACACGCAGTGCCTACAGGGGAGGAAAACCAGGACACCAACTCCCAGCAACCATCACGATCTGGCAACATCCCTGCTCTGCTGCCAAAGCCCCCACTAACACCGTTGGTCAAGCTGGTGGGCAAAGTCTACTCCCTGAAGTGCAG GTTCTGTGAAGAAGTGTTCCATGGACCTCTGTCTGTTCAGGAGCAGTGGATCACACACCTACAGAAACACATCTTATCACTGGGCTACAAAGGCAAAGCATCTCCTCCTGCTGCACCGGTGGCAGCTCCAGCACTTGTGCATCCAGTAGCTGTCTAG